A window of the Tunturibacter empetritectus genome harbors these coding sequences:
- a CDS encoding DHA2 family efflux MFS transporter permease subunit → MHRKTMASAATAPPDQSASVTQGVNPWLIAASVMLATFMEVLDTAIASVALPYIAGSLSASNDEATWVLTSYLVANAIVLPASNWFSLKFGRKRFLLTCIVIFTVASFACGAAPTLGIMLLARVVQGAGGGALQPLSQAILLESFPPAKRGAAMAVFAFGVVVAPVLGPTLGGWLTDTYSWRYAFYINIPIGILAILMITRFIKDPPYISKARVPAFDRYGFAALVVWTGCLQVVLDKGQEDDWFGAIWIRWAVLFLVTSFVYFCWHCWRDKDTIVDLKVLKDRNFLLGCILIFMFGIGIYSTVTVLPLFYQELLGYTAFTAGLVVAPRGIGAVMGMPVIGYLSNKMDPRYLLTFGFFTFGLTTLYFGNVTLDISPTTLLLPILITGFGLSFIFVPISTAAYGTLQQEQIGNASGLFNLMRNVGGSIGISIASTLLTRRSAVHQNEIINSVPRTGQQFQNALGSMTQALTGSFGTSNAANPAQAQLYQQLQRQASAWAFVDVFRWLSLLCFFCVGIVWFFKKVKPGKAPEGAH, encoded by the coding sequence ATGCATCGGAAGACCATGGCCTCGGCTGCGACCGCACCACCCGATCAATCCGCCTCCGTCACGCAGGGCGTCAACCCCTGGCTGATCGCCGCCTCCGTCATGCTCGCCACCTTCATGGAGGTGCTCGACACCGCCATCGCCTCGGTCGCACTTCCCTACATCGCCGGCTCCCTCTCTGCCTCGAACGACGAAGCCACCTGGGTCCTCACCAGCTACCTCGTCGCCAACGCCATCGTCCTCCCCGCAAGCAATTGGTTTTCGCTCAAATTCGGCCGCAAACGATTTCTTCTCACCTGCATCGTCATCTTCACCGTAGCCAGCTTCGCCTGCGGAGCCGCCCCTACCCTCGGCATTATGCTGCTTGCCCGCGTCGTCCAGGGAGCAGGCGGCGGCGCGCTCCAACCACTCTCCCAGGCCATCCTCCTCGAATCCTTCCCGCCTGCCAAGCGCGGAGCCGCCATGGCCGTCTTCGCCTTCGGTGTCGTCGTCGCTCCCGTCCTCGGCCCCACCCTCGGCGGCTGGCTCACCGACACCTACTCCTGGCGCTACGCCTTCTACATCAACATCCCCATCGGCATCCTCGCCATTCTCATGATCACCCGCTTCATTAAAGACCCGCCCTACATCAGCAAAGCCCGGGTTCCCGCCTTTGACCGCTACGGCTTCGCTGCCCTGGTCGTCTGGACCGGCTGCCTCCAGGTCGTGCTCGACAAGGGCCAGGAAGACGACTGGTTCGGCGCCATCTGGATCCGCTGGGCCGTCCTCTTCCTCGTCACCTCCTTTGTCTACTTCTGCTGGCACTGCTGGCGCGACAAAGACACCATCGTCGACCTCAAGGTCCTCAAAGACCGAAACTTCCTCCTTGGCTGCATCCTCATCTTCATGTTCGGCATCGGCATCTACTCCACCGTCACCGTCCTGCCGCTCTTCTATCAGGAGCTTCTCGGCTATACCGCCTTCACCGCCGGCCTGGTCGTCGCTCCCCGAGGCATCGGAGCCGTCATGGGCATGCCCGTCATCGGCTATCTCTCCAATAAAATGGACCCCCGATACCTTCTCACCTTCGGTTTCTTCACCTTCGGCCTCACCACCCTCTACTTCGGCAACGTCACGCTCGACATCTCCCCCACCACACTCCTCCTCCCCATCCTCATCACCGGCTTCGGTCTCAGCTTCATCTTCGTCCCTATCAGCACGGCCGCCTATGGCACTCTTCAGCAGGAGCAGATCGGCAACGCCAGCGGCCTCTTCAATCTCATGCGCAACGTCGGCGGATCCATCGGCATCTCCATCGCCTCCACCCTGCTCACCCGCCGCTCCGCCGTCCACCAGAACGAGATCATCAACTCCGTCCCCCGCACCGGCCAGCAATTCCAGAACGCCCTCGGCAGCATGACGCAAGCTCTAACCGGCTCCTTTGGCACATCCAATGCCGCAAACCCTGCCCAGGCCCAGCTCTATCAGCAGCTCCAGCGCCAAGCCTCCGCATGGGCCTTTGTCGACGTCTTTCGTTGGCTCTCTTTGCTCTGCTTTTTCTGTGTAGGCATCGTCTGGTTCTTCAAAAAAGTAAAACCAGGCAAAGCCCCCGAAGGTGCCCACTAA
- a CDS encoding 6-pyruvoyl-tetrahydropterin synthase-related protein — protein sequence MRAIATPLRYPQHMQRDRLPYLLIPLAACIAILPLLLNGCSCGHDFDFHLLNWMEAARQFTHGNLHPHWAYTAAYNAGEPRFVFYPPLSWTLGAILTLLFPITATPILYTWLALTLSGLALHRLAREFTSPTAALVAAVLYTVNPYMLFTAYERTAYAELLATAFIPLLLHAILRQRVTIPRIAIPIALLWLTNAPAAVMSCYTLALLTLVRVATDLGTDPDTGPGPDADTDPGAPSYAVSSHRMGYSRHARTAVTETSGSIHKPGAPYLDSEMWASRASAIALATTSNARSQTPLSLTLNTIAGTALGLALAAFYLLPAAYERRYVQIAMAIIPNMRIQDNFLFHHTGDTLHDQVLHTASLLALILLATTLTALIISITKLRSPSKPQSQTPNPAPQKPSNPERQIPAGTNHQPSSLPKHDIVISTEATDSIIVRREVESPPHLVHIGNALLASLAILTITIALLLTPLTSILWNHTPELAFLQFPWRLLAILAAIMSLAVALAIRRTNLNPTISTAITIALAAALTSPAYALFHQSCDEEDTPTAREALFHSNRGTDPTDEYTPTTADNDSLAQTDPPYWLSEDPNAKAPTETQPAPAPTHLTLNPPTPEDLILNLRDYPAWHITDNGSLLATRDQRDDGLIAIHLPAGPARIAITYARTPDQTLGDAISLVSLAVLLFILRRNPSPSSPHPSS from the coding sequence TTGAGAGCCATCGCAACCCCACTGCGATACCCTCAACACATGCAGCGCGACCGGCTCCCCTACCTCCTGATCCCACTAGCCGCCTGCATCGCCATCCTCCCTCTTCTCCTCAATGGCTGCTCCTGCGGCCACGACTTCGACTTCCATCTCCTCAACTGGATGGAAGCCGCCCGCCAGTTCACCCACGGCAACCTCCACCCTCACTGGGCCTACACTGCGGCTTATAACGCCGGCGAACCCCGCTTCGTCTTCTACCCGCCTCTCTCCTGGACCCTCGGCGCAATCCTCACCCTCCTCTTCCCCATCACTGCAACGCCAATCCTCTACACCTGGCTAGCCCTCACCCTTAGCGGCCTCGCCCTCCACCGTCTAGCGCGCGAATTCACCTCACCCACCGCCGCACTCGTCGCAGCAGTCCTCTACACGGTGAACCCCTACATGCTCTTCACCGCCTACGAGCGCACCGCCTACGCCGAACTTCTCGCCACCGCCTTCATCCCACTCCTCCTCCACGCCATCCTGCGTCAGCGAGTCACCATCCCTCGAATCGCCATCCCCATAGCGCTCCTCTGGCTCACCAACGCCCCCGCCGCCGTCATGAGCTGCTACACCCTAGCCCTCCTCACCCTAGTCCGAGTAGCCACAGATCTGGGTACAGATCCGGATACAGGTCCGGGTCCAGATGCGGATACAGATCCGGGTGCCCCATCCTATGCAGTCTCATCGCATAGGATGGGGTATTCGCGCCACGCGCGAACCGCAGTCACAGAAACATCCGGCAGCATCCACAAACCGGGTGCCCCATATCTCGACTCTGAGATGTGGGCATCGCGCGCAAGCGCGATCGCTCTCGCCACCACCAGTAACGCCCGATCTCAAACACCGCTCAGCCTAACCCTCAACACCATCGCCGGCACCGCCCTCGGCCTCGCCCTCGCCGCCTTCTATCTCCTCCCCGCCGCTTACGAACGCCGCTACGTCCAAATCGCGATGGCCATCATCCCCAACATGCGCATCCAGGACAACTTCCTCTTCCACCACACCGGCGACACCCTCCACGATCAAGTCCTCCACACCGCATCTCTCCTGGCCCTCATCCTGCTTGCCACAACCCTCACAGCCCTCATCATCTCCATCACCAAACTTCGTTCACCCAGCAAACCACAATCCCAGACACCCAATCCAGCACCGCAGAAACCATCCAACCCGGAACGACAAATACCTGCCGGCACAAACCACCAGCCGTCATCTCTACCAAAGCACGATATCGTCATCTCGACCGAAGCGACGGACAGCATCATCGTCCGTCGCGAAGTGGAGAGCCCCCCGCATCTCGTCCACATCGGCAACGCACTCCTCGCATCCCTAGCCATCCTCACCATAACCATCGCCCTCCTTCTCACCCCACTCACCTCCATCCTCTGGAACCACACCCCCGAACTAGCCTTCCTCCAATTCCCCTGGCGTCTCCTCGCGATCCTCGCCGCCATCATGAGCCTCGCCGTCGCCCTCGCCATCCGTCGCACAAACCTCAACCCCACAATCAGCACAGCAATCACCATCGCCCTCGCCGCAGCTCTCACCTCCCCGGCCTACGCCCTCTTCCACCAATCCTGCGACGAAGAGGACACCCCCACCGCCCGCGAAGCTCTCTTCCACTCCAACCGCGGCACCGACCCCACCGACGAGTACACCCCCACCACCGCCGACAACGACTCCCTCGCCCAAACCGACCCACCCTATTGGCTCTCGGAAGACCCCAACGCCAAAGCCCCCACCGAAACCCAACCCGCCCCTGCACCCACGCACCTTACCCTCAACCCGCCAACCCCCGAAGACCTCATCCTCAACCTTCGCGACTACCCCGCCTGGCACATCACCGACAACGGGTCTCTCCTCGCCACGCGCGACCAGCGCGACGACGGCCTCATCGCCATCCACCTCCCCGCAGGCCCAGCCCGCATCGCAATCACCTACGCCCGCACCCCAGACCAAACCCTCGGCGACGCCATCTCCCTCGTCTCCCTCGCCGTTCTTCTCTTCATCCTCCGTCGAAATCCCTCACCATCAAGCCCACATCCTTCAAGCTGA
- a CDS encoding polyprenyl synthetase family protein, giving the protein MQPTVKDLLLSGAQLTDAALERLLPATDTLPHSIHRAMRHSTFAGGKRLRPILCMEAARLAACTDAYPEGIADLGAALEMIHTYSLIHDDLPALDNDDLRRGQPTCHVVFGEATAILAGDALQTLAFQTIAALPIPSPATIAILREITLAIGTGVGRVGDLDTKLPPGMIGGQVMDIESEGIPPTAALVEAIHRSKTGALITTSIVVGGLYGLSLRHRSTSSYPRDEHFIGPRPGRVAYAPYADTTARLRTFGEKAGLAFQIVDDVLDMTQSSEELGKTAGKDTASTKATWPAVFGIDQSLHDAKELIADAFAALAPFGSAADPLKSLAQYLVERKN; this is encoded by the coding sequence ATGCAACCCACAGTAAAAGACCTGCTTCTCTCCGGCGCCCAGCTCACTGATGCCGCCCTCGAACGCCTCCTGCCCGCAACCGACACCCTCCCGCACTCCATCCACCGGGCCATGCGGCACAGCACCTTCGCCGGCGGCAAGCGTCTCCGTCCCATCCTCTGTATGGAAGCAGCCCGCCTCGCCGCCTGCACCGACGCCTATCCCGAGGGAATCGCCGACCTCGGCGCCGCATTGGAGATGATCCACACCTACTCCCTCATCCACGACGACCTTCCCGCCCTCGACAACGACGACCTCCGCCGCGGCCAGCCCACCTGCCACGTCGTCTTCGGTGAAGCCACCGCCATCCTCGCCGGCGACGCCCTCCAGACCCTCGCCTTCCAAACCATCGCCGCCCTTCCCATCCCATCCCCGGCCACAATCGCCATCCTTCGCGAGATCACCCTCGCCATCGGCACCGGCGTGGGCCGCGTTGGCGACCTCGATACCAAGCTCCCTCCCGGCATGATCGGCGGCCAGGTCATGGACATCGAATCCGAAGGCATCCCACCCACCGCGGCTCTGGTCGAAGCGATCCACCGCTCCAAGACTGGCGCCCTCATCACCACCAGCATCGTTGTCGGCGGTCTCTATGGCCTCAGCCTGCGTCATCGCTCCACCAGCAGCTACCCCCGTGACGAACACTTCATCGGACCCAGGCCAGGCCGCGTAGCCTACGCTCCCTATGCCGACACCACCGCCCGCCTCCGCACCTTCGGCGAAAAGGCAGGCCTCGCCTTCCAAATCGTCGACGATGTCCTCGACATGACCCAAAGCTCGGAAGAGCTCGGCAAGACCGCAGGCAAAGACACCGCCAGCACCAAAGCCACCTGGCCCGCCGTCTTCGGCATCGACCAGTCCCTCCACGACGCGAAAGAACTCATCGCCGACGCCTTCGCCGCGTTAGCCCCCTTCGGCTCCGCCGCCGACCCGCTCAAATCCCTCGCCCAATATCTAGTCGAGCGAAAAAACTAG
- a CDS encoding (R)-mandelonitrile lyase has translation MKIVKSGDRGCRKGPGDWFTGDVWIDGIVEAAAPSRLQAARVMFSPGARTAWHTHPVVQVLEVVSGLGWVQLEGQAAQAIHPGDVVVIGAGENHWHGAQAGRTMVHLAMQQADDSGKTVDWGAKVTDEEYGAAG, from the coding sequence ATGAAGATTGTGAAGAGTGGTGACAGAGGTTGCAGGAAGGGGCCGGGGGATTGGTTTACCGGCGATGTTTGGATCGATGGGATCGTGGAGGCGGCTGCGCCTTCGCGGTTGCAGGCGGCTCGGGTGATGTTTTCACCGGGGGCGCGGACGGCCTGGCATACTCATCCGGTGGTGCAGGTGTTGGAGGTGGTCTCTGGGTTGGGTTGGGTGCAGCTTGAAGGGCAGGCGGCGCAGGCGATTCATCCGGGGGATGTGGTGGTGATTGGGGCGGGGGAGAATCATTGGCATGGGGCGCAGGCTGGGCGCACGATGGTGCACCTGGCGATGCAGCAGGCAGATGATTCGGGGAAGACGGTGGATTGGGGCGCGAAGGTGACGGATGAGGAGTATGGTGCGGCTGGGTAG
- a CDS encoding metal-sulfur cluster assembly factor, with amino-acid sequence MLTQSDILQALRDCYDPVLPCNIVDLGLIHSITITPDTEAPGVNIPGVPQKHIIEISVTPTQTEEAANAQLSAQISNRLAGLEAVSRTTITLLDTPIWSPLNITPAGRKTLGLDGNPHLVQIRQSKSPEGV; translated from the coding sequence ATGCTCACCCAGTCCGACATCCTCCAAGCCCTTCGCGACTGCTACGACCCCGTCCTTCCCTGCAACATCGTCGACCTCGGTCTCATCCACTCCATCACCATCACACCCGACACCGAAGCCCCCGGAGTAAACATCCCAGGCGTCCCACAAAAGCACATCATAGAAATCTCCGTCACTCCCACCCAAACCGAAGAAGCCGCCAACGCCCAACTCAGCGCACAGATCTCAAACCGCCTCGCTGGCCTCGAAGCCGTCAGCCGCACCACCATCACCCTCCTCGACACGCCCATCTGGTCCCCCCTCAACATCACACCCGCCGGCCGCAAGACCCTCGGCCTCGACGGCAACCCGCACCTGGTCCAGATCCGCCAGAGCAAATCTCCTGAAGGTGTATAG
- a CDS encoding class I SAM-dependent methyltransferase translates to MPPRKSKSPLVMPTPPPPQHPFDQIHGVETSGLIAAGNLTTGHPNDAHVTAYYGVAPSILRTLVQLWRDTNPPHPTHHYTFVDIGAGKGRAMLVASELPFHQVIGIELNPTLADTAQTNVDHWRTSHSADSTASPLAPIRLLEQDALTFDFPRTPTLAFLFHPFEAPVLKLLLRRIETQFAPRRGIPPPAFDLLYVNSECRAVLDRHPAFTRLFLGPVAMSPEDHAADLAAIAQQKEYGSTGDEECAIYRLTGRSTKL, encoded by the coding sequence ATGCCGCCACGCAAATCAAAGTCCCCGCTGGTCATGCCCACGCCTCCGCCGCCGCAACATCCCTTCGACCAGATCCACGGCGTCGAAACCAGCGGCCTCATCGCAGCCGGCAACCTCACCACCGGCCACCCCAATGACGCCCACGTCACCGCCTACTACGGCGTCGCTCCCAGCATCCTCCGCACCCTCGTCCAACTCTGGCGCGACACCAATCCTCCCCACCCCACCCACCACTACACCTTCGTCGACATCGGTGCCGGCAAAGGCCGCGCCATGCTCGTCGCCAGCGAACTCCCCTTCCACCAGGTCATCGGCATCGAACTCAATCCCACCCTGGCCGACACCGCACAAACAAACGTAGATCACTGGCGCACCTCCCACTCCGCCGACTCCACAGCTTCCCCGCTCGCCCCCATCCGCCTCCTCGAGCAAGACGCCCTCACCTTCGACTTCCCCAGAACCCCAACCCTCGCCTTCCTCTTCCATCCCTTCGAAGCCCCCGTCCTCAAACTTCTCCTCCGCCGCATCGAAACCCAATTCGCCCCACGCCGCGGCATCCCCCCACCAGCGTTCGACCTCCTCTACGTCAACTCCGAGTGTCGCGCCGTCCTCGACCGTCACCCCGCCTTCACTCGCCTCTTCCTCGGTCCCGTAGCCATGTCGCCCGAAGACCACGCCGCCGACCTCGCCGCCATCGCCCAGCAAAAAGAGTACGGCTCCACCGGCGACGAAGAATGCGCCATCTACCGCCTCACCGGCCGCTCCACCAAACTCTAG
- a CDS encoding GNAT family N-acetyltransferase produces MLPEFRLHGYALEATKAIIAWIEANDSTPRIFAHTFPHLTGSIRILEHCGFTLEGPGKEENTIRYRRN; encoded by the coding sequence ATCCTCCCCGAGTTCCGCCTCCACGGCTACGCCCTCGAAGCAACGAAAGCCATAATCGCCTGGATCGAAGCCAACGATTCAACACCCAGAATCTTCGCCCACACCTTCCCCCACCTCACCGGCTCCATTCGCATCCTCGAGCACTGCGGCTTCACCCTTGAAGGCCCAGGCAAAGAAGAGAACACTATTCGCTATCGCAGAAACTAA